From a single Stackebrandtia endophytica genomic region:
- a CDS encoding VOC family protein, which yields MRKLSEMAPQFVEGAPYWVDLSAADVPAAADFYCRLFGWEATDLGEEAGHYTNLTYQGQEVAAIGPAFNTDVTPQWITYFKSNALYDTTKAIEAAGGVVRMPPMDVFDQTSIAQFTDPVGAEFAVSQPKKHTGAGRWGDVGSVCWVELHLRQAEPSVSFYQRVFGWTTRNMPMGGDHEDPYTLLIPSGQDDSFGGIYIDDQSGQTPRWWVYFGVEDHEAAAAKAVEMGGSRLAEPMSVPEVGSWSVLADPSGSMFCAFTPPN from the coding sequence TTGAGAAAGTTGAGCGAGATGGCTCCACAATTCGTCGAGGGCGCCCCGTACTGGGTGGACCTCTCCGCCGCCGACGTACCCGCCGCGGCCGACTTCTACTGTCGACTGTTCGGTTGGGAGGCCACCGATCTGGGCGAGGAGGCCGGGCACTACACCAACCTGACCTATCAGGGTCAGGAGGTCGCGGCGATCGGTCCGGCGTTCAACACCGACGTGACACCGCAGTGGATCACCTACTTCAAATCGAACGCGCTGTACGACACGACCAAGGCGATCGAGGCCGCCGGCGGAGTCGTACGGATGCCGCCCATGGACGTGTTCGACCAAACCTCGATCGCGCAGTTCACCGACCCGGTGGGTGCGGAGTTCGCCGTCTCGCAACCGAAGAAGCACACCGGTGCCGGACGCTGGGGCGACGTGGGTTCGGTGTGCTGGGTGGAGCTTCACCTCCGGCAGGCCGAGCCGTCGGTGAGCTTCTACCAACGGGTGTTCGGCTGGACCACACGGAACATGCCGATGGGCGGCGACCACGAGGACCCGTACACGCTACTGATTCCCTCCGGCCAGGACGACTCGTTCGGCGGCATCTACATCGACGACCAATCAGGGCAGACACCACGCTGGTGGGTCTACTTCGGTGTCGAGGACCACGAGGCGGCCGCGGCGAAGGCGGTGGAGATGGGCGGCAGTCGACTGGCCGAACCGATGTCGGTCCCCGAGGTCGGCAGCTGGTCGGTCCTCGCCGACCCGAGCGGCTCGATGTTCTGCGCGTTCACTCCACCGAACTGA
- a CDS encoding S8 family peptidase yields the protein MSPNARTRRLATLSTAALSTALCLAFTAVPAQASAAPITGTAHPEAIADHYIVTLADRSPEAATRIAEAYDATVTVTYRHTMRGFAATMTPEQARLLAADPAVAAVAADRWVGLADVGTDTDLRTDAVQLGPPNEGLDRIDQKQLPLDGRYEYPDSAGAGVTVYVLDTGVRLTHQDFAGRITSGPDFVDGDNDADDCNGHGTHQAGIVAGNAHGVAKSAEIVAVRVLDCGGAGSLSNVLAGIDWVTDTVLNSPTHQPAVVNLALGASANPTLDDAVRTSIGAGISYSVPAGSSQQDACLNSPARVTEALTVSSSTTRTDQARGNFGPCVDLYAPSTDIVSTWHTSDSATMTLSGGSAATSHGAGAMALYLGEYPNATPAEVTGAIVANATPDVLTGVPAGTANLLLNISFLV from the coding sequence ATGAGCCCGAATGCCCGAACCAGGCGGTTGGCCACACTGTCCACCGCCGCACTGTCCACCGCACTATGTCTGGCGTTCACCGCCGTCCCCGCCCAGGCGTCCGCCGCCCCGATAACCGGAACCGCCCACCCCGAAGCCATCGCCGACCACTACATCGTCACCCTCGCCGACCGGTCCCCCGAAGCGGCAACCCGGATCGCCGAGGCCTATGACGCCACCGTCACCGTGACCTACCGCCACACCATGCGCGGATTCGCGGCGACCATGACACCCGAACAGGCCCGACTCCTGGCGGCCGACCCGGCGGTCGCCGCCGTCGCAGCCGACCGTTGGGTCGGTCTGGCCGACGTCGGCACCGACACCGACCTTCGCACCGACGCCGTACAACTCGGCCCGCCCAATGAGGGACTCGACCGGATCGACCAGAAGCAGCTGCCGCTGGACGGTCGTTACGAATACCCCGACTCCGCGGGCGCCGGCGTCACCGTCTACGTCCTGGACACCGGGGTACGACTCACCCACCAGGACTTCGCCGGCCGGATCACCTCCGGTCCCGACTTCGTCGACGGCGACAACGACGCCGACGACTGCAACGGCCATGGAACCCACCAGGCCGGCATCGTCGCCGGAAACGCCCATGGTGTCGCCAAGTCCGCCGAGATCGTCGCGGTCCGAGTGTTGGACTGCGGTGGCGCGGGAAGTCTATCCAATGTCCTGGCCGGGATCGACTGGGTCACCGACACCGTGCTCAACAGCCCGACCCACCAACCCGCCGTCGTGAACCTGGCTCTGGGCGCCTCCGCCAATCCGACACTGGACGACGCCGTCCGCACCTCGATCGGCGCCGGCATCAGCTACTCGGTGCCCGCCGGTTCGTCGCAACAGGACGCCTGCCTCAACAGCCCGGCCCGGGTCACCGAGGCACTGACCGTCAGCTCGTCCACCACCCGCACCGACCAGGCGCGCGGAAACTTCGGTCCCTGTGTCGACCTGTACGCACCGTCGACCGACATCGTCTCGACGTGGCATACCTCGGACTCGGCGACCATGACCCTCAGTGGCGGCAGCGCGGCGACCTCCCATGGCGCCGGCGCCATGGCCCTGTACCTGGGTGAGTACCCCAACGCCACCCCGGCCGAGGTCACCGGGGCCATCGTCGCCAACGCCACCCCGGACGTCCTCACCGGCGTCCCGGCGGGCACCGCCAACCTTCTGCTGAACATCTCTTTCCTGGTCTAG
- a CDS encoding helix-turn-helix transcriptional regulator — protein MDIVSPLVDRGPALTSITRALTDNGRLVLHGAAGIGKSTMFRELVAAQHRPSLTARALPDSGPFTTAIELLGSVDDTVIEELPPQWRQTLVTLLTEGTEPPGDRIKVQLAILEVLQRLSTQSGVLVAVDDAHWMDSESREVLRFGLRNLRPARLAMLLTSDQAALAGTVGGGCLPVPVPPWTVSELSELLAGQGLPSRFAGRIHQSCGGNPTLALQLGSVIAMRRPAVGPPRTPGAFRMAATRLDRLTIRARRTLLLAALAGNPNSALLRRTGRRHARQDLEAAVRAELITIDTDGDITFSAGVIADVLRSDADEMTRMSSHLALAEAETDPIAAIWHRAMAETVPSAEMSAGLEQAATEIDRRGEPRRAARFAMLAAARTPIADESARLRRYLAAAGYASVSGDSQLTKEAAAAALDLATDPADRVRVQLTLIEVAGQALDSVDDIFAEIGDHAAGHPALLAEVELRRAWRAQICDGDIGLAIEHCEKALALATESTARVTRIAALTTIARMKLARGDSDAEELLDQAEELYDLDDQLPVNSTAQFVRGRQALFEDRIDQAREHLLTVLPMAHRQGRVTGLVDVLRSLAEVELRAGRCSLAKEYSHQAMRHAAQSETSPSPAWYVASLVELATGSPARSRMYAAQGLRSSREDRDILYTTRNLFALGRVHLLGGDAVAAAQTLLKVQSLETTNDLVDPSVLQWHNELVEALASAGRLAEATGVLADGRASAARFDRAAVDAQLDRAEGVLRQTEGDLPKAEGLLERAADKFDKLGLPLEQGRTLVSLARLQRRRNDVDAARTALEAATEIFTVCGADAWIRLTNDERQLLESRGRNSSPLTNAESRVAELVAEGASNRETAESLFVSVKTIEAILTRVYRKLGVKSRTQLAALWNQRREAV, from the coding sequence ATGGATATCGTTTCACCTCTTGTCGATCGCGGCCCTGCCCTGACCTCGATAACTCGGGCACTGACGGACAACGGCCGCCTGGTACTTCACGGTGCCGCCGGCATCGGCAAGTCCACCATGTTCCGAGAACTGGTGGCCGCGCAGCATCGCCCGAGTCTCACCGCCCGGGCCCTCCCCGACTCCGGCCCCTTCACCACCGCCATCGAACTGCTGGGATCGGTTGACGACACCGTCATCGAGGAGTTGCCACCACAGTGGCGCCAGACGTTGGTGACCCTTCTGACGGAGGGCACCGAACCGCCCGGTGACCGGATCAAGGTTCAACTGGCCATTCTGGAAGTCCTGCAACGTCTGTCCACCCAATCAGGAGTCCTGGTCGCCGTCGACGACGCACATTGGATGGACAGTGAGTCCCGAGAGGTGCTTCGGTTCGGGCTGCGCAACCTGCGCCCGGCGCGCCTGGCGATGCTGCTCACCAGCGACCAGGCGGCCCTGGCCGGTACCGTCGGAGGTGGGTGTCTCCCGGTTCCGGTGCCACCGTGGACGGTCAGTGAGCTGTCCGAACTGTTGGCCGGCCAGGGACTGCCGTCCCGGTTCGCGGGTCGAATTCACCAGTCCTGCGGTGGCAATCCCACGCTGGCGCTGCAGCTGGGTTCGGTCATCGCGATGCGCCGCCCCGCGGTGGGGCCACCCCGCACACCCGGCGCGTTTCGCATGGCGGCCACCCGACTGGACCGGCTCACGATCCGAGCACGCCGCACCCTGCTGCTGGCGGCGTTGGCCGGCAACCCCAACTCGGCGTTGCTTCGCCGCACCGGACGGCGGCATGCTCGACAGGACTTGGAGGCGGCGGTCCGCGCCGAGTTGATCACCATCGACACCGACGGCGACATCACCTTCAGCGCCGGAGTCATCGCCGACGTGCTGCGCTCCGACGCCGACGAGATGACCCGCATGAGCAGCCATCTGGCACTGGCCGAAGCCGAAACCGACCCCATCGCCGCGATCTGGCATCGCGCCATGGCCGAGACGGTGCCGTCGGCGGAGATGTCCGCCGGTCTGGAGCAGGCCGCCACCGAGATCGATCGTCGAGGTGAGCCACGCCGGGCGGCCCGGTTCGCGATGCTGGCGGCAGCGCGCACACCCATCGCCGACGAATCCGCCCGGCTTCGCCGTTACCTGGCCGCGGCGGGCTACGCCTCCGTCTCGGGCGATTCACAACTGACCAAGGAGGCGGCGGCCGCTGCACTCGACCTGGCCACCGACCCGGCCGACCGGGTCCGTGTGCAGTTGACGCTCATCGAGGTCGCCGGGCAGGCGTTGGACAGCGTCGACGACATATTCGCCGAGATCGGCGACCACGCCGCCGGCCATCCGGCGCTGTTGGCCGAGGTGGAACTGCGGCGGGCCTGGCGCGCACAGATCTGTGACGGCGACATCGGGCTGGCGATCGAACACTGCGAGAAGGCGCTGGCGCTGGCCACCGAGAGCACCGCCCGAGTCACCCGGATCGCGGCGCTCACCACGATCGCCCGGATGAAACTGGCGCGCGGCGACTCCGACGCCGAGGAACTGCTCGACCAGGCCGAGGAACTCTACGACCTGGACGACCAACTCCCGGTCAACAGCACCGCGCAGTTCGTTCGCGGAAGGCAGGCGCTGTTCGAGGACCGCATCGACCAGGCTCGCGAGCACCTGTTGACCGTGCTGCCGATGGCTCACCGACAGGGCCGGGTGACCGGACTGGTCGACGTGCTGCGTTCACTGGCCGAAGTAGAGCTGCGCGCCGGGCGATGTTCGCTGGCCAAGGAGTACTCACATCAGGCGATGCGGCATGCCGCCCAGTCGGAGACCTCCCCCAGCCCCGCCTGGTACGTCGCGTCGCTGGTGGAGTTGGCGACCGGCTCACCGGCCCGCTCGCGCATGTACGCGGCACAGGGGCTGCGATCCTCGCGCGAGGATCGCGACATCCTCTACACGACTCGGAATCTGTTCGCCCTGGGCCGGGTGCATCTGCTCGGCGGCGACGCCGTCGCCGCGGCTCAGACCCTCCTCAAGGTACAGAGCCTGGAGACCACCAACGACCTGGTCGATCCATCGGTGTTGCAGTGGCATAACGAGCTGGTCGAGGCCCTCGCGTCGGCGGGTCGCCTGGCGGAGGCCACCGGGGTCCTGGCCGACGGGCGCGCGAGCGCGGCCCGGTTCGACCGCGCGGCGGTGGACGCCCAACTGGACCGCGCCGAGGGCGTTCTCCGCCAGACGGAGGGTGACCTGCCAAAAGCCGAAGGCCTGTTGGAACGCGCCGCCGACAAGTTCGACAAGCTGGGTCTGCCGTTGGAACAGGGCCGTACCCTGGTGTCACTGGCCAGACTCCAACGACGGCGCAACGACGTCGATGCCGCGCGCACCGCGCTCGAAGCGGCCACCGAGATATTCACCGTATGCGGTGCCGACGCGTGGATTCGTCTGACCAATGACGAGCGTCAACTTCTGGAATCGCGTGGCCGCAACAGTTCCCCATTGACCAACGCGGAGTCCCGAGTGGCTGAACTCGTCGCCGAGGGAGCGTCCAATCGGGAGACCGCAGAGTCGTTGTTCGTCAGTGTCAAGACCATCGAGGCGATCCTGACCCGGGTATATCGCAAGCTCGGCGTGAAGTCCCGGACCCAACTCGCAGCACTGTGGAATCAACGGCGAGAGGCCGTGTAG
- a CDS encoding amidohydrolase family protein: protein MIADPHTTVYRAPVVLPIAAPAIRDGAVAVTDGRISAVGPAAAVTGDEVVEFEGVLTPGLVNAHTHLCFSAYADHYGNGKQFDEWIQDFAPRNAGMTDSDWHDSIHVGVNASLRAGVTGIADVVTPPAALEPLLASGLAGTVYFEAVFIDKLRWEATRADYLAVVEAALAGGGADPLVGISPHTLYTLDRQVGVDLASMARERGLRLHPHLAESLSEDVYVREGTGPFAEMHRGVGAAFELPAIGGCGTSPTTEMDKWGLLGADSHVAHGVHLDADDRAVLRDHGTHVALCPRSNARLDVGEAPVAAYRAEGNPVAVGTDSLASAPDLDIAGELPHLRRIALAQGDSGEGLDRWLVTAATRGGALAMGRDDFGVLAPGARADLAVFDVDTAGDPYSAIVSEGAGSCIATVLTGTLMRHQ from the coding sequence GTGATCGCAGACCCGCACACCACGGTCTACCGAGCCCCCGTCGTCCTTCCGATCGCCGCCCCGGCCATTCGTGACGGCGCGGTCGCGGTGACCGACGGCCGCATCAGCGCGGTCGGCCCGGCCGCCGCCGTGACCGGCGACGAGGTCGTCGAGTTCGAGGGCGTGCTCACCCCCGGCCTGGTCAACGCCCACACCCACCTGTGCTTCTCCGCCTACGCCGACCATTACGGCAACGGCAAGCAGTTCGACGAGTGGATCCAGGACTTCGCACCCCGCAACGCCGGAATGACCGACTCCGACTGGCACGACTCCATTCATGTGGGCGTCAACGCCAGTCTCCGCGCCGGAGTGACCGGAATCGCCGACGTCGTGACGCCGCCGGCGGCACTGGAACCGCTGTTGGCCTCCGGTTTGGCCGGGACGGTCTACTTCGAAGCCGTCTTCATCGACAAACTTCGGTGGGAGGCCACTCGGGCCGATTACCTCGCGGTCGTGGAGGCTGCCCTCGCCGGAGGGGGCGCCGACCCGCTGGTGGGCATCAGCCCCCACACGCTCTACACCCTGGACCGCCAGGTCGGTGTCGACCTGGCGTCGATGGCCCGCGAGCGCGGCCTGCGCTTGCACCCGCACCTGGCCGAGTCGCTGTCGGAGGACGTCTACGTCCGAGAGGGCACCGGGCCGTTCGCCGAGATGCACCGCGGCGTCGGGGCGGCCTTCGAACTGCCCGCCATCGGAGGCTGCGGCACCTCACCGACGACCGAAATGGACAAGTGGGGGCTGCTGGGCGCCGATTCGCATGTGGCGCACGGTGTCCACCTCGACGCCGATGATCGCGCGGTCCTGCGCGACCACGGAACCCACGTCGCGTTGTGTCCCCGCTCCAACGCCCGGTTGGACGTCGGAGAAGCACCGGTGGCCGCCTACCGGGCCGAGGGTAACCCGGTCGCGGTGGGCACCGACTCGTTGGCATCGGCGCCCGATCTCGACATCGCCGGAGAACTGCCGCACCTGCGCAGAATCGCCCTGGCACAGGGTGACTCCGGCGAGGGGCTGGACCGGTGGCTGGTCACCGCAGCCACCCGTGGCGGCGCGTTGGCGATGGGCCGCGACGACTTCGGCGTGCTGGCTCCCGGCGCCCGAGCCGACTTGGCGGTCTTCGACGTCGACACCGCGGGCGATCCCTACTCCGCGATCGTGTCGGAGGGTGCCGGGTCGTGCATCGCGACCGTGCTGACCGGAACCCTGATGCGGCACCAATAG
- the mqnC gene encoding cyclic dehypoxanthinyl futalosine synthase, whose protein sequence is MSNEIAEILQRGADGGRISTEEALLLYTEAPFHELGEAADTVRRRRYPDGIVTYLIDRNINYTNVCVVACRFCAFYRAPKHKEGWSHDMDEILRRCAEAIDLGATQVMLQGGHHPDYGVEYYEELFGTVKREFPQLAIHSIGPSEIAHMSKVSSVSIEEAVRRIKTAGLDSIAGAGAEMLPERPRKALAPLKESGERWCEIMEIAHNLGVESTATMMMGTGETNAERIEHLRMIRDVHDRTKGFRSFIPWTYQPENNHLKGRTQATTMEYLRLLSVARLYFNEIAHLQSSWLTTGKAAGQLSLHMGVDDLGSIMLEENVISSAGARHRSNLHELIDLIRSAGRIPAQRNTIYERLAVHWTPEDDPTDDRVRSHVSSIALPLLEAK, encoded by the coding sequence GTGTCGAACGAGATTGCCGAGATTTTGCAACGTGGTGCCGACGGTGGCCGGATCTCCACCGAAGAGGCGCTGCTTCTCTACACCGAGGCGCCGTTTCATGAGCTCGGCGAAGCCGCCGACACGGTGCGCCGCCGTCGTTATCCCGACGGCATCGTCACCTACCTGATCGACCGCAACATCAACTACACGAACGTGTGTGTGGTGGCCTGTCGGTTCTGTGCCTTCTATCGTGCGCCCAAGCACAAGGAGGGCTGGAGCCACGACATGGACGAGATCCTGCGGCGGTGTGCCGAGGCGATCGATCTCGGCGCCACCCAGGTGATGCTGCAGGGCGGGCACCACCCCGATTACGGCGTGGAGTACTACGAGGAGTTGTTCGGAACCGTCAAGCGCGAATTCCCGCAGCTGGCGATCCACTCGATCGGTCCCTCCGAGATCGCCCACATGTCGAAGGTCTCGTCGGTGTCGATCGAGGAGGCGGTACGCCGGATCAAGACGGCAGGCCTGGACTCGATCGCCGGTGCCGGAGCCGAGATGCTGCCCGAGCGTCCCCGCAAGGCGTTGGCGCCGTTGAAGGAATCCGGGGAACGCTGGTGCGAGATCATGGAGATCGCCCACAACCTGGGCGTCGAATCCACCGCCACGATGATGATGGGAACCGGCGAAACCAACGCCGAACGCATCGAGCACCTGCGGATGATCCGTGATGTCCACGACCGCACCAAGGGATTCCGGTCGTTCATTCCCTGGACGTATCAGCCGGAGAACAACCACCTCAAGGGACGCACCCAGGCGACCACAATGGAATACCTGCGGTTGCTTTCGGTGGCACGGTTGTACTTCAACGAAATCGCGCACCTACAATCCTCGTGGCTGACCACCGGTAAAGCCGCCGGACAATTGTCGCTTCACATGGGCGTCGACGACCTCGGCTCGATCATGCTCGAGGAGAACGTGATCTCCTCCGCCGGAGCCCGACACCGTTCCAACCTGCACGAACTGATCGACCTGATCCGATCCGCCGGTCGCATCCCCGCACAGCGCAACACCATCTACGAGCGCCTCGCCGTCCACTGGACTCCCGAGGACGACCCCACCGACGACCGGGTCCGCTCCCACGTCTCCTCGATCGCCCTACCCCTGTTGGAAGCCAAGTGA